ACCAGGCGAGGAGACCGATGAGCAGCAGTGTGGACCGAGCCAGGATCGTGCGTGACGTCGCCGAAGTTCTGTCGATGAGGGTAGAACAACTCGGCGACGACACGGATCTGACCGATGAAGGCCTGGACTCGGTGCGGCTCATGATGCTGGTCGAACAATGGCGCGCGGACGGCGCGGATGCGGATTTTGCCGAGT
The nucleotide sequence above comes from Rhodococcus sp. KBS0724. Encoded proteins:
- a CDS encoding phosphopantetheine-binding protein — encoded protein: MSSSVDRARIVRDVAEVLSMRVEQLGDDTDLTDEGLDSVRLMMLVEQWRADGADADFAELAEEQTINAWVEVLCPQ